A region of Saccharococcus thermophilus DNA encodes the following proteins:
- a CDS encoding MogA/MoaB family molybdenum cofactor biosynthesis protein, with protein MGWKVGVLTVSDRVFRGERDDRGGLLLCELVSRINGEVAVYEIIPDEQPVIEATLVRFVDEVRCDLVLTTGGTGFAPRDVTPEATKAVIEKEAPGLTEMMRMKTLLKTKYASLSRSVAGIRKETLIINFPGNPKGVQECFDVVQPVLSHALALIKGKDVH; from the coding sequence TTGGGTTGGAAAGTCGGTGTATTAACGGTAAGCGATAGAGTTTTCCGCGGAGAGCGGGATGATAGGGGTGGGTTGCTTTTGTGTGAACTTGTCAGCCGTATTAATGGAGAAGTTGCAGTGTACGAGATCATTCCTGATGAACAACCGGTCATTGAGGCAACACTCGTTCGCTTTGTTGATGAGGTACGCTGTGATCTCGTGCTGACCACTGGAGGTACAGGGTTTGCACCTCGGGATGTGACGCCGGAAGCGACGAAAGCCGTGATTGAAAAGGAAGCACCTGGATTAACTGAAATGATGCGAATGAAAACACTTTTAAAAACGAAGTATGCCTCCCTTTCCCGCTCTGTAGCAGGTATTCGTAAAGAAACACTGATCATAAACTTTCCGGGAAATCCAAAAGGGGTACAAGAATGTTTCGATGTTGTGCAACCTGTCCTTTCCCACGCACTTGCTCTTATAAAAGGGAAGGACGTTCATTAG
- the glp gene encoding gephyrin-like molybdotransferase Glp yields MRFQREIVDVWDAQKRLEPWIHPLGTEKVKLTDSIGRYLGEDVVATHDFPHFRRSMMDGYAVRSIDTKGASDERPITLQVIESIPCGAVPTKNLTANTATRIMTGAMMPEGADSVVIIELTEQMQKDGQTYTVVKKETTPGENVIPIGLEMAKGTLILEKGRKINPGEAALLAAFGYDTVTVSRRPTVAIFATGSELLDVSEPLEPGKIRNSNSYMVAAQVLNAGGLPVLLEKVPDDVGLAKSMILDALEKVDLVITTGGASVGDYDILVDIFEQWDGKMLFNKVAMRPGSPTTVGIWRDKFLFALSGNPGACFVGFELFVRPVIWGMQGKPDIYLPSFSAFLAEDYKKKDSFYRIVRGKSEVKDGKIYVRSAGIDQSNVLSSIRDTDCLIVIPADRKVMNAGDMVKVLRLNVPE; encoded by the coding sequence ATGAGATTTCAGCGGGAAATTGTTGACGTTTGGGATGCGCAAAAGCGTCTTGAACCGTGGATTCATCCACTCGGTACAGAAAAAGTGAAGTTGACGGACAGCATTGGCCGATACCTTGGCGAAGATGTGGTAGCGACGCACGACTTTCCTCACTTCCGCCGGTCGATGATGGATGGGTATGCCGTCCGTTCAATTGATACAAAAGGGGCATCCGACGAACGTCCAATTACACTGCAAGTCATTGAATCGATCCCATGCGGTGCTGTTCCGACAAAAAATCTGACAGCAAATACGGCTACGCGCATTATGACTGGCGCGATGATGCCAGAAGGCGCCGACTCTGTCGTCATCATTGAATTGACAGAACAGATGCAAAAAGATGGCCAAACGTATACGGTGGTCAAAAAGGAGACGACACCGGGTGAAAACGTCATTCCCATTGGGCTAGAAATGGCAAAAGGTACGTTGATCCTGGAAAAAGGGCGCAAGATAAACCCTGGGGAAGCTGCCCTCCTCGCTGCTTTCGGTTACGATACAGTCACCGTTTCACGACGGCCGACAGTTGCTATTTTTGCCACAGGTTCGGAACTGCTTGACGTAAGCGAGCCGCTCGAGCCAGGAAAAATTCGCAACAGCAACAGTTACATGGTCGCCGCGCAAGTGTTAAATGCCGGTGGACTTCCTGTTCTCCTCGAGAAGGTGCCAGATGACGTTGGACTGGCTAAATCAATGATTCTCGATGCATTGGAAAAAGTCGATCTCGTCATTACGACTGGTGGGGCTTCCGTCGGAGACTATGACATTTTGGTCGATATCTTTGAACAGTGGGACGGTAAGATGTTGTTTAACAAAGTAGCCATGCGTCCTGGCAGCCCAACGACTGTCGGAATTTGGCGGGATAAATTTTTGTTCGCACTTTCCGGGAACCCTGGAGCGTGTTTCGTCGGGTTTGAGCTGTTCGTTCGCCCAGTTATTTGGGGGATGCAAGGAAAACCTGATATTTATCTCCCTTCGTTTTCAGCGTTTCTCGCCGAGGACTACAAAAAAAAGGATTCATTTTATCGCATCGTACGCGGAAAAAGCGAAGTAAAAGACGGAAAAATTTACGTCCGATCGGCTGGAATCGATCAGTCGAACGTCCTGTCGTCTATCCGGGATACGGATTGCTTGATTGTCATTCCTGCAGACCGGAAAGTGATGAATGCAGGCGACATGGTGAAGGTGTTACGTTTAAATGTGCCGGAGTGA
- a CDS encoding DUF2238 domain-containing protein, translating to MVTAVFIWSAIKPASYLSWLLEVSPAVVGLIIVIAAYNKFRFTTLSYAIIALLSISMFIGGHYIYSKVPLFNWIKDAYDLKRNHYDRFGHLLKGLFAIVLREILLRKTPLTKGPWLVTIVLSMSLAIAALYEIIEWLVSKISNGGEAAKNFLGIQGDIWDTQWDMLCSFIGSIVALLIFSKLHNRLLKKEVTKE from the coding sequence ATGGTTACTGCCGTTTTTATTTGGTCAGCAATCAAACCAGCAAGTTACCTGTCGTGGCTGTTGGAGGTTAGTCCCGCCGTTGTCGGCTTGATCATCGTCATCGCGGCATACAATAAATTTCGCTTCACCACCCTCTCTTATGCTATTATTGCTCTTTTATCCATTAGTATGTTCATCGGTGGCCATTACATTTATTCCAAAGTTCCGCTTTTTAATTGGATCAAGGACGCTTATGACTTAAAGCGAAATCATTACGACCGATTTGGTCATTTGCTTAAAGGTTTATTTGCAATTGTGCTGAGAGAAATTTTATTACGAAAAACTCCATTAACGAAAGGGCCTTGGTTAGTTACCATTGTCCTAAGTATGTCGCTGGCCATCGCAGCTTTGTACGAAATTATTGAATGGCTAGTTTCTAAAATATCCAATGGAGGAGAAGCAGCTAAAAACTTTTTAGGAATCCAAGGTGATATTTGGGATACACAATGGGATATGTTATGTAGCTTTATCGGTTCAATTGTTGCATTGCTCATCTTTTCTAAATTACATAATAGGCTGTTAAAAAAAGAAGTAACAAAAGAATAA
- a CDS encoding YjcZ family sporulation protein, with protein sequence MSAFALIVVLFILLIIVGCSCMGLGGY encoded by the coding sequence ATGAGCGCATTTGCTTTAATTGTTGTCCTATTCATCTTGCTTATCATTGTAGGATGTTCTTGTATGGGTCTTGGCGGTTATTAA
- a CDS encoding IS110 family transposase codes for MNSISNKKINQVIDQTLVVGMDIAKKKHYACFVDERGRVLKKPFPVLQSREGLEWLYQCIVEAMKEFGKTEVIVGIEPTGHYWLNLAYFLDEKGIPLVMTNPMHVKRSKELDDNLPTKHDAKDALVIARLVKDGRFSYPRILKGMEADLRVGATFRSKLVEEQGAIRNQMIRWLDRYFPEFSQVFPSFGKMALAVLEYTPFPGDLAGKELEEVLALYRQSEGLQSPQKPKAKKLMELAQHSIGVTEGQQMARIEIATLVRRYRQLEKEIEALTEQLIELVQTSVEYEWLKTVSGLGDATIVELLSEIGSFSHYQDPRQLIKLAGLTLREHSSGQHKGQKRISKRGRRRLRALLFRVMMPMIRHNEAFRQLHDYYTTRPDNPLRKKQSIVVLCGKLLKVLHAVCTKRQAFDVKRMMQDIFGLETAA; via the coding sequence ATGAATTCTATCTCAAACAAGAAGATTAATCAAGTCATCGATCAAACGCTGGTGGTTGGGATGGATATTGCAAAGAAAAAACATTATGCCTGCTTTGTGGATGAGCGAGGGAGGGTGTTAAAAAAGCCGTTTCCCGTTCTGCAATCGAGAGAAGGATTGGAATGGTTGTACCAGTGCATCGTGGAAGCCATGAAGGAATTTGGAAAAACCGAGGTGATCGTTGGCATCGAGCCAACGGGACATTATTGGCTGAATCTCGCCTATTTTCTTGATGAGAAAGGCATCCCTCTCGTCATGACAAACCCGATGCACGTGAAGCGATCCAAAGAGCTGGACGATAACCTTCCAACCAAGCATGATGCGAAAGACGCGCTCGTCATTGCCCGGTTAGTGAAAGACGGCCGATTCAGCTATCCGCGTATTCTGAAAGGGATGGAGGCGGATCTGCGCGTGGGAGCGACATTTCGCTCCAAATTGGTGGAAGAACAGGGAGCGATTCGAAATCAAATGATTCGCTGGCTTGATCGATATTTTCCGGAGTTTTCCCAAGTCTTCCCGTCATTTGGGAAAATGGCGCTCGCGGTGCTGGAATATACGCCATTTCCGGGTGATCTGGCAGGAAAAGAACTAGAAGAGGTGCTGGCCCTTTACCGGCAAAGTGAGGGATTACAATCGCCACAAAAGCCGAAAGCGAAGAAGTTGATGGAATTGGCCCAACACTCCATTGGCGTAACGGAAGGACAACAGATGGCCCGTATCGAAATTGCCACGCTTGTCCGCCGGTACCGCCAGCTGGAAAAAGAGATCGAGGCATTGACAGAACAGCTGATTGAACTAGTTCAAACCTCCGTCGAATACGAATGGCTGAAGACCGTTTCGGGCTTAGGCGATGCGACCATCGTAGAACTGTTATCAGAGATCGGGAGTTTCTCCCATTATCAGGATCCGCGGCAGCTTATCAAATTAGCGGGCCTGACGCTGCGGGAACATTCCTCCGGCCAACACAAAGGGCAAAAACGGATCTCCAAGCGTGGAAGAAGGCGGTTGCGCGCCCTTCTGTTCCGGGTGATGATGCCGATGATCCGTCACAACGAAGCGTTTCGGCAGCTGCACGACTATTACACGACACGTCCTGATAATCCGTTGCGGAAGAAGCAATCCATTGTAGTGTTATGCGGAAAATTACTGAAGGTACTGCATGCGGTGTGTACGAAACGACAGGCGTTTGACGTGAAGCGAATGATGCAGGACATCTTTGGCCTCGAAACAGCTGCTTGA
- a CDS encoding LysE family translocator produces the protein MDFTLTMSFLGAAILLTLMPGPDILFVITQSISQDKKAGIATALGLCSGLIVHITAATLGISTIIYQSALAFTVVKYTGAAYLLYLAWQSFKEKETGFTINHNKPLKYPSLYKKGILMNLLNPKVSLFFLALLPQFVNKLLGHITLQMFILGIIFLVQALVIFVAVSVFSEKLRHVLLTNSFIAKRMNIVKGLLLGLIGIQIAFSEK, from the coding sequence ATGGATTTCACATTAACCATGTCCTTTTTAGGAGCGGCGATATTGCTGACGTTAATGCCCGGGCCAGATATTCTGTTTGTGATTACTCAAAGTATTTCACAGGACAAAAAAGCTGGAATCGCCACGGCACTGGGACTTTGTTCAGGTCTTATTGTACATATCACAGCTGCAACGCTTGGAATTTCCACAATCATTTATCAATCCGCTTTGGCTTTTACCGTCGTAAAATATACCGGTGCGGCTTATTTGCTGTATTTAGCATGGCAATCATTTAAGGAAAAGGAAACAGGCTTTACGATTAACCATAACAAGCCTTTAAAGTATCCATCATTGTATAAAAAAGGAATTCTCATGAATCTGCTTAACCCAAAAGTATCCTTGTTCTTTTTAGCATTGCTGCCTCAATTTGTGAATAAATTGCTGGGTCACATTACGTTACAAATGTTTATTTTGGGAATTATTTTTCTGGTTCAAGCTTTAGTGATTTTTGTCGCTGTCAGCGTGTTTTCAGAGAAACTGCGCCATGTCCTGCTTACTAATTCGTTCATCGCAAAGCGAATGAACATTGTAAAAGGTTTGTTATTAGGGCTGATTGGTATACAGATTGCGTTTAGTGAAAAGTAA
- a CDS encoding SAM-dependent methyltransferase produces MSKVESVNKWDLNHIVFIGRTWDEYMRMFGLTKEELVGRKILDCPAGACSFTAVSNQLGMDVTACDIAYYLPIEQLEQKGLQDIETTMSNMERADIQKNFLWDYFKSVDELKQIRTQALNQCVSDMKRNKNRYIPAVLPTLPFDDKQFDLTLSANFLFLYEDKLDYEFHLQTMKELLRVTKDEVRIFPTTNFACERYKYLDELIRDIQNLGWITEEIKVPYEFQKNTNAMLKIMR; encoded by the coding sequence ATGAGTAAAGTTGAGTCGGTTAACAAGTGGGATCTAAATCACATTGTCTTTATTGGTAGGACTTGGGATGAATACATGCGGATGTTTGGCCTTACCAAAGAAGAATTAGTGGGGCGTAAGATTCTTGATTGCCCTGCTGGGGCATGTTCCTTTACGGCAGTATCCAATCAACTTGGAATGGATGTTACAGCATGTGATATTGCTTATTATCTTCCTATTGAACAATTAGAGCAAAAAGGTTTACAAGATATTGAAACCACCATGTCTAACATGGAAAGGGCTGATATTCAAAAAAATTTTTTGTGGGATTATTTTAAATCGGTTGATGAGTTGAAACAGATAAGAACACAAGCATTGAATCAATGTGTCTCAGACATGAAACGAAATAAGAATCGCTATATTCCTGCAGTTTTACCGACCTTACCGTTTGATGATAAGCAGTTTGACTTGACACTTTCAGCAAATTTTTTATTTCTTTATGAAGATAAACTGGACTATGAGTTTCATTTACAAACTATGAAAGAACTTTTGCGTGTAACCAAAGATGAAGTAAGGATTTTTCCTACAACTAACTTTGCTTGTGAGAGATATAAATACTTGGATGAACTAATCCGTGATATACAAAATTTAGGATGGATTACAGAAGAGATTAAAGTTCCTTATGAATTTCAAAAGAACACCAATGCTATGTTAAAAATTATGAGGTAA
- a CDS encoding IS1634 family transposase yields the protein MNVQVKKVYRNSYLNIISALFKKLGLPQLIDHLVPVDPQCQTRVSDAVQAILYNVFDGRQALVHLEHWAQEVDCEKLIRPDLHPSWLNDDALARHLDRLYEAGIHNVISTCLIHIYRKEGLSLRAFHADTTDKTVYGAYESASLEALQITHGYNRHHRWQKQIGFGLVGNEDGIPFYGDVHDGNLPDKTWNPEVLSRVHEQLKQAKIEDEWIYVADSAAMTKETLAQTKAANAFLITRGPSSLRIVKTALAEADAEDTTWSDPFTLAERNGATYRVWETASTYEGHPVRLIVVESSALDQRKGKTLEKERTKEAELLREEQARWERHPFSCREDAEQALASLKASLRPRFHRVEAAVEEIVRLKKRRGRPKKGAEPEVETLYFLHLDVEFDQDAWEQARRKASRFVLVTTVPKEWKGQPMDAQEILKLYKGQISVEMNFAFLKDPFFTDEIYVKKPERVAVLGYLFLLALAIYRVFQRRVRQFITPEHPLKGPGGRKLTRPTGQAIFQLFQYVNVVLFKLPDGRIQRSLDRSLTPDQRRILQGLGMDESIYV from the coding sequence ATGAACGTTCAAGTCAAAAAGGTCTATCGCAATTCTTATTTGAATATAATAAGTGCCCTATTCAAGAAACTGGGTCTGCCTCAATTGATTGACCATCTCGTGCCCGTCGATCCGCAGTGCCAAACGCGAGTCAGCGATGCCGTTCAGGCCATCCTCTACAATGTGTTTGACGGCCGGCAAGCCCTTGTTCACTTGGAACATTGGGCTCAGGAGGTCGATTGTGAGAAACTCATCCGTCCCGATCTCCATCCTTCCTGGTTGAACGACGATGCGTTGGCCCGTCATCTCGATCGCCTGTATGAGGCTGGCATTCACAACGTCATCAGCACTTGCTTGATTCATATTTATCGAAAAGAAGGCCTTTCCCTCCGAGCCTTCCACGCCGATACGACGGACAAGACCGTTTACGGCGCGTATGAATCGGCCTCGTTAGAGGCCTTACAAATCACACATGGCTACAACCGCCATCATCGTTGGCAAAAACAGATCGGTTTCGGACTGGTCGGCAACGAGGACGGCATCCCGTTTTACGGCGATGTGCACGATGGCAACCTGCCCGATAAAACATGGAATCCCGAGGTGCTGTCTCGTGTCCATGAACAGCTGAAGCAGGCCAAAATCGAAGACGAATGGATTTACGTGGCCGATTCCGCCGCGATGACGAAAGAGACCCTGGCGCAAACCAAAGCGGCCAACGCCTTTTTGATCACCAGAGGCCCTTCGTCGCTCCGGATCGTGAAAACCGCGCTGGCCGAAGCGGATGCTGAGGACACGACGTGGAGCGATCCCTTTACGTTGGCGGAGAGAAACGGCGCCACGTACCGGGTATGGGAAACGGCCTCGACGTATGAAGGCCACCCCGTTCGGCTGATCGTTGTTGAATCGAGCGCGCTCGACCAGCGAAAAGGAAAGACGCTTGAAAAAGAACGAACCAAAGAAGCGGAGCTTCTTCGCGAGGAACAAGCCCGTTGGGAGCGTCACCCCTTCTCCTGCCGGGAAGATGCCGAACAAGCCTTGGCGTCCCTCAAGGCGTCCCTTCGCCCCCGGTTTCATCGGGTTGAGGCCGCGGTCGAAGAGATCGTACGCCTGAAAAAACGGCGCGGACGGCCGAAAAAAGGGGCGGAACCCGAGGTGGAGACGCTGTATTTCTTGCACCTTGACGTCGAATTCGACCAAGACGCGTGGGAACAGGCGAGACGGAAAGCGTCCCGGTTTGTCCTTGTCACGACCGTTCCGAAGGAATGGAAGGGCCAACCCATGGATGCCCAAGAGATCTTGAAGCTGTATAAAGGGCAGATCTCGGTGGAAATGAACTTCGCTTTTTTGAAAGATCCGTTTTTCACGGATGAGATTTACGTCAAAAAACCAGAACGGGTCGCAGTATTAGGCTATTTGTTTCTGTTGGCCTTGGCTATTTACCGCGTTTTTCAGCGCCGAGTGCGTCAGTTTATTACTCCAGAACACCCGTTGAAGGGTCCTGGAGGCCGCAAGCTGACCCGGCCGACGGGACAGGCGATTTTTCAGCTGTTTCAATATGTGAACGTCGTCCTGTTCAAGCTGCCGGATGGGCGCATCCAACGCTCACTGGATCGCTCCCTTACCCCTGATCAGCGAAGGATTCTGCAGGGATTGGGCATGGATGAGAGCATCTACGTGTAA
- a CDS encoding VOC family protein codes for MGKVLRFEFQVPNPEQAIEFYSKTFGWKFEKMPGQQDYWFIITGDSDKPGIDGGLMKSPDGATRTINSIEVNSIDSYLTQVVENGGQVVVPKTAIPNMGYFAYCIDNQGLLFGVSEVNPNAK; via the coding sequence ATGGGTAAAGTTTTACGATTTGAGTTTCAAGTACCAAATCCTGAACAAGCAATTGAGTTTTATTCTAAAACTTTTGGTTGGAAATTTGAAAAAATGCCGGGACAACAAGACTATTGGTTTATTATTACGGGAGATAGTGATAAACCAGGTATTGACGGTGGTTTAATGAAATCACCAGATGGTGCAACTAGAACTATAAATTCAATTGAAGTAAACTCTATTGATAGCTATCTTACTCAAGTTGTTGAAAATGGTGGACAAGTCGTTGTTCCTAAAACTGCTATTCCAAACATGGGTTACTTTGCTTATTGTATAGATAATCAAGGACTTCTTTTTGGTGTATCTGAAGTTAATCCAAACGCTAAATAA
- a CDS encoding GNAT family N-acetyltransferase, with protein MVVLETQRLILRQYEDEDITSLHHIFSDPETMKFYPAPFSIQQTQDWIKRNQDRYRNDGYGLWAVCLKETNKFIGDCGLVKQKINDSIEVEIGYHISKKYWSEGFATEAAKACKEYAFDKLGLNKLISIIDPRNIPSIRVAEKIGFTKEKEVFIFGKNHYIYSGVKESNEGLLNEWCDS; from the coding sequence ATGGTTGTTCTTGAAACACAAAGGTTGATATTAAGGCAGTATGAAGATGAAGATATTACTTCTCTACATCATATTTTTTCTGACCCAGAAACAATGAAGTTTTATCCAGCCCCTTTTAGCATTCAGCAAACCCAAGACTGGATTAAACGAAATCAAGATAGATATCGGAATGATGGTTATGGATTATGGGCTGTTTGTTTAAAGGAAACAAACAAATTTATCGGTGACTGTGGTCTTGTTAAACAAAAAATAAATGACAGTATAGAAGTGGAGATTGGATACCACATTAGTAAAAAATATTGGTCCGAGGGGTTCGCAACAGAAGCAGCCAAAGCGTGCAAGGAATATGCGTTTGATAAATTGGGTTTAAATAAGCTGATCAGTATTATTGATCCAAGAAATATTCCATCCATTCGTGTGGCAGAGAAGATTGGTTTTACTAAGGAAAAGGAAGTATTTATTTTCGGTAAGAACCATTATATATACTCGGGGGTTAAAGAAAGTAACGAAGGGTTATTGAACGAATGGTGCGATAGTTAA
- a CDS encoding GNAT family N-acetyltransferase, producing MLQNLSLTGKRISLRTPTQDDLPILYNLIYGVENPEWKKYDAPYYPLEFCTFEKFSKRMKEKMNVTDVPSQMIIEYRGQIIGMVSYYWEDQRTRWLEMGIVIYSPEHWNGGLGTEALSLWIDYLFENLTIERVGLTTWSGNPRMIRCAEKLGMRLEGRMRKCRYYNGEYYDSIRMGILREEWDEFKKDNPLFNFHERTS from the coding sequence ATGTTACAAAATTTGTCGCTGACAGGAAAAAGAATATCTCTGCGGACACCAACGCAGGATGATTTGCCAATTCTGTATAACCTGATATATGGTGTGGAGAATCCAGAATGGAAAAAGTACGATGCTCCTTATTATCCGCTTGAATTTTGCACCTTTGAAAAGTTTTCTAAGAGAATGAAAGAAAAAATGAATGTTACGGATGTACCAAGTCAAATGATTATAGAATATCGAGGTCAAATTATAGGTATGGTTAGCTATTATTGGGAGGATCAACGTACACGATGGCTTGAAATGGGAATTGTCATCTATTCTCCTGAGCATTGGAATGGTGGGCTTGGAACCGAAGCATTATCTTTATGGATTGACTATCTCTTTGAAAATCTAACCATCGAGAGAGTGGGGCTTACAACTTGGTCTGGAAATCCACGAATGATAAGATGTGCGGAAAAATTAGGAATGCGATTAGAAGGAAGAATGAGAAAATGCCGCTACTATAATGGTGAATACTATGATTCCATCCGAATGGGTATTCTTCGAGAGGAATGGGATGAGTTTAAAAAGGATAATCCCTTATTCAACTTCCATGAAAGAACGAGTTAA
- a CDS encoding MOSC domain-containing protein produces MLIGHIKEIVRYPVKSFHGERVQKTKVMEYGLYGDRSHAFLDETRSGKFLTITQFPEMVRYKARFVGEELVEEYPRVEITTPEGKVVDWGDEDMIREIENKSKRKVSLVKYTPSYVPLGAIEEEHVQLVTDASLLKLKEIWGKEVNYQRFRPNLLISLKEKVPFIEETWFGRRIKIGREVEIQLKRHCERCMIITVSPDNAEQDSSLLKTLVQQRNNHFGVYASVIKTGEIHVGDEVFLLE; encoded by the coding sequence ATGTTAATCGGCCATATCAAGGAAATTGTCCGTTACCCTGTGAAATCTTTCCATGGAGAGCGTGTACAAAAAACTAAAGTAATGGAATATGGTTTGTATGGCGACCGTAGTCATGCTTTTTTAGATGAAACAAGATCAGGGAAGTTTTTAACAATAACACAATTCCCAGAAATGGTTCGATATAAAGCAAGATTTGTTGGGGAGGAATTAGTGGAAGAATACCCCAGAGTCGAAATAACGACACCTGAAGGTAAGGTTGTTGATTGGGGAGATGAAGACATGATTAGAGAAATAGAAAACAAATCGAAACGGAAAGTTTCTCTTGTAAAATATACTCCATCTTATGTGCCTTTAGGGGCAATTGAAGAAGAACACGTTCAATTGGTAACGGATGCTTCTTTGCTTAAATTAAAAGAAATATGGGGAAAAGAGGTCAATTATCAACGTTTTCGCCCTAATTTACTTATATCATTAAAAGAGAAAGTCCCATTTATTGAAGAAACGTGGTTTGGCAGAAGGATTAAAATAGGACGAGAAGTGGAGATTCAATTAAAAAGACATTGCGAACGGTGCATGATTATTACTGTTAGTCCTGATAATGCAGAACAAGATTCGTCTTTGCTTAAAACTCTTGTACAACAAAGAAATAATCATTTTGGTGTTTATGCTTCTGTTATAAAAACAGGTGAAATTCATGTAGGCGATGAAGTCTTTCTTCTTGAATGA
- a CDS encoding IS110 family transposase, whose translation MKDVQKFVGLDVSKEMISVGVAEAGRGEPRFYGNVPNNPESVRKLMKKLGNPENLHVCYEAGSTGYGLVRLLLSMGIDCIVVAPTLIPRRAGDRVKTDRRDALRLAQLLRAGELTPVWTPDEDHEALRDLIRARHDVKEDLQRARQRLIHFLLRNDIRPPQGTRNWTVKHRNWLNTLKFEKSSLRIVFQEYLHAIKEIENRMKRIEAEIHQEAIHSEHAPVIQALQTLRGIAEVTAVTLVAEIGQFSRFSSARQLMSYAGLVPKEYSSGSSRWQGSITKIGNAQIRRVLCESAWSYRHTPSVKGDLLKRQEGQDPEVKRISWKAQNRLHKKFYRITSRGKSGKQAAVAVARELIGFIWAIGCYIEEKKLNEINVA comes from the coding sequence ATGAAGGATGTACAAAAATTCGTTGGTTTAGACGTATCGAAGGAAATGATTTCTGTTGGAGTGGCAGAGGCTGGACGTGGAGAGCCGCGCTTTTACGGTAATGTTCCCAATAATCCCGAATCTGTTCGTAAATTGATGAAAAAACTAGGCAACCCTGAAAATCTCCATGTGTGTTACGAAGCTGGATCTACCGGATATGGACTTGTTCGATTACTCTTATCTATGGGAATTGATTGTATTGTAGTGGCACCTACGCTTATTCCTCGCCGGGCTGGTGACCGCGTCAAAACAGACCGAAGGGATGCATTGCGATTAGCTCAGCTTCTTCGAGCTGGGGAGTTAACACCTGTTTGGACTCCGGATGAAGACCATGAAGCGTTACGAGATTTAATTCGGGCGAGACATGATGTGAAAGAGGATTTGCAAAGGGCTCGTCAGAGATTGATTCATTTCCTGCTTCGCAACGACATCCGACCTCCTCAAGGCACTCGAAATTGGACGGTCAAACACCGGAATTGGCTCAATACCTTAAAGTTTGAAAAGTCATCCTTGCGTATCGTGTTTCAGGAGTATCTTCACGCCATTAAAGAAATAGAGAACCGCATGAAGCGAATCGAGGCAGAGATTCACCAAGAAGCTATTCATAGTGAACACGCACCTGTAATCCAGGCACTTCAAACCTTAAGGGGAATCGCGGAAGTAACGGCGGTGACGTTAGTCGCAGAAATTGGACAATTTTCACGGTTTTCCAGTGCCAGACAGTTAATGTCTTATGCCGGTCTTGTTCCGAAGGAATATTCCAGTGGATCCAGCCGTTGGCAGGGCTCCATCACGAAGATTGGAAATGCCCAGATTCGCCGTGTCCTTTGTGAATCTGCCTGGTCATACCGCCACACTCCTTCTGTAAAAGGAGACTTACTGAAACGACAAGAGGGACAAGATCCTGAAGTGAAACGAATTTCTTGGAAAGCACAAAACCGTCTTCATAAAAAATTCTATCGTATCACCTCTCGTGGGAAAAGTGGAAAGCAGGCTGCGGTCGCTGTCGCGAGAGAGCTGATTGGATTCATTTGGGCGATTGGTTGTTACATTGAGGAGAAGAAGTTGAATGAAATAAATGTGGCTTAA